Proteins co-encoded in one Medicago truncatula cultivar Jemalong A17 chromosome 8, MtrunA17r5.0-ANR, whole genome shotgun sequence genomic window:
- the LOC11426555 gene encoding endoglucanase 10, whose translation MELKVGDDGETDRKQYGSDLFWWLTVSIVAILVVGAGVFTILINFHHHRSQSHSSQPYDIVPKYASSLQLALQFFDVQKSGKVQNNRVWWRGDSGLRDGSEENLDLSKGLYDAGDLMKFGFPMAFTATVLSWAILEYGNNMDAVKQLDYALESLKWITDYLVNAHPFADVLYIQVGDPEVDHNCWERPENMTEKRPLTQVNSSFPGTEVAAETAAALAAASLVFKEINLTYSEILREHAQQLFMFADTYRVSYSVSIPQVGKYYNSSGYGDELLWASSWLYHATKDPSYLTYVTETNENEFGSIGSVSWFSWDDKHAATQV comes from the exons ATGGAACTAAAGGTTGGTGATGATGGTGAGACAGACAGAAAACAATATGGGAGTGACTTGTTTTGGTGGTTAACAGTTTCCATCGTAGCGATCCTTGTAGTAGGTGCCGGTGTTTTTACTATACTAATTAACTTTCATCATCATCGCTCTCAATCTCATTCATCTCAACCCTACGACATCGTTCCAAAATATGCCTCTTCTCTTCAATTAGCCCTCCAATTTTTCGACGTCCAAAAAT CTGGTAAGGTACAGAATAATAGGGTTTGGTGGAGAGGGGATTCGGGGCTTAGAGATGGGAGTGAAGAGAATTTGGATTTGTCGAAAGGATTGTATGATGCTGGTGATCTTATGAAATTTGGGTTTCCAATGGCTTTCACTGCTACTGTCTTGTCTTGGGCTATTCTTGAATATGGAAATAACATGGATGCAGTGAAGCAGCTAGACTATGCACTAGAATCACTCAAGTGGATCACTGATTATCTTGTTAACGCACATCCTTTCGCTGATGTCCTTTACATTCAG GTAGGGGATCCTGAGGTGGACCACAATTGCTGGGAAAGGCCTGAAAACATGACTGAGAAAAGGCCACTCACTCAAGTTAACTCATCTTTTCCAGGAACAGAAGTTGCAGCAGAAACAGCAGCTGCACTTGCCGCAGCATCTTTGGTTTTTAAGGAGATTAATCTCACTTATTCTGAGATTCTTCGTGAACATGCTCAGCAACTGTTTATGTTCGCTGATACATACAGAGTTTCCTACAGTGTCAGTATCCCTCAAGTTGGAAAATACTATAACTCATCTGGTTATGGAGATGAACTTTTATGGGCTAGTAGTTGGCTCTATCATGCAACAAAGGATCCCTCATACCTTACTTATGTGACAGAGACGAATGAAAATGAGTTTGGTAGTATAGGAAGTGTATCATGGTTTAGTTGGGATGATAAACATGCTGCAACTCAGGTATGA